Within the Phoenix dactylifera cultivar Barhee BC4 unplaced genomic scaffold, palm_55x_up_171113_PBpolish2nd_filt_p 000615F, whole genome shotgun sequence genome, the region AActagaaaaaaaggaaatgggTGCAAGCCGTTGATGATATTGAGGCCAATGGAGTCCAAAGCGTTTGGGGTGCAAGTGCATCTGTTGCAAACCCTTTTCTTCCATTGTACAAGCCGTTATTCTTCTACTCTACCTCTCTTTGCTACCATCCCCCTCCATCTCTTTACACCACCACCCCCCACCAATATTTACACCTCCATGTCTATGGCACAAGTATTTGGTAAAATGCACAAGAGAAAGTTAATAACTCTAGAAACCATAATATGCTCAGAATGAGAAAACCCATGAATTGATGGATGTATTTCGAATATTCTAACTCAGTAGTGCCTGGCTAGACATGGTCACCATGGTAGGTATTTCCTTCAAGATGAAGGAAATAATTGGATTTTTCTTATTGTTTCTTCTATAATTGTGGTAGTTGTTCTCAATAAAATCAGCACCGCCGATCAAGGTTTGTTGTCTCGGTATTGGACTCCATACCAGTGCCGCACTAGCACAGTGTTAGTACGGTACAACACAAAAATTTTTTGGCTTGCCGGATGTCGATACGCCATCCGTACCGATATGGTACAGTACGCTCCATACTGTTCGATTTGGGCTGGTACGACATACCATGCCACCGATTATACACCAAGAATCTATAAAAATAGTTAATTGTGTTAGCGATATTTTAATCCTAAAAGAAATATAAGTTATCATATGATGGATACATGACATCACTCTGTTAATCGAGATGAATGGTAGTATCACATTAGGTCAGTTTGGTAACTTAAAGagcctaattaaaaattttgaaagtcGAGAGTGCAAACAATCAAAGTAGAGGGGTGTTTCTATGATTTTCCCAAAAATAAAAGGATAGAAATCAATAGAAGATATCAAATATCAATGCATTTTGTTGATTGGAAAACTTGGGTGCAACATCTATGAAAAAATGGTGGTtatgataaactcttaaaaattattaaaaattactTATTAGAAACTCTAGAGTacagaagaaaaagggaaaaaagttaAAAGAACTATTAGAAACAATTTAAGAATTATTATGCACTATCATTCAAAATCTCATAGATTAAATACATGCATTCCTGTTGGAATAATAGAAAAGATTACTTTTAtgaacacatacatacatacatataaacaCATATAACTTTTTTGGTTAGTTTGAGGCACTTCATAAAATTTGGACAAGATATTTGTGACCTTGCTTATTTTGTAGAAGTTAATAATTTACTGtaattaattttagaaaaacCTATTTTCCCCTTGAATTTTTGTCGCTTAAACTTGCTTTTATATGTACACCTAAAACTCATATAGTTCAACAATAATattgtaaaatattttctagaAGCTCAATTTTATCACTCATGAACATGGTACGCTGTATTGGCCCAAACCGGACAGTATGGAGAATACCGTACTGTACCGGTTCAGCACTGGTATACAATATGGGTGGCATACCGACACTCAGTACgccaaaaaaaattctgtaccataccgtacgacactatgctagtgtggtaCCGGTACAAGGTCCGGTACCAAGACAACGGACTTTTCTCATGAAcatacttaattatcaaaataagagaAAGTGAAACAGCACACAAGGATTTCAAATCTAATATATGTTGGTTTTGAGTGAGGTTGACAAAAAGGTGGCTggaaataatgaaaaatatcTAAAGTATACCAGGTTGGCCAGAAGTGATTGAAACtttagaaattttttaaaatgaggcaattttagattgattttggTTGATACTAAACCATTTCAGTCAAGGACAGACTGGGGATTAGAAAAGGAAACTGATTATcaagaaataaaaagaagactATGCTACATCAATGCAATGACATGCCGATCAAGGTTCAAATTTCAGGTCAAACATTGAGATAATTTGGTTTAGTATCTTAATAATGAGgattttcaaaatcatgaaAACACCAAATGAGAGCAATATTATGGTACACACACTGTCATACATAGAAAGACAAGTGATATACAATTGGACAAAAGTGCACCTAGTATTGTAGGATTAAACCTACAAGCATGGAAAAAAACACTCTGCGTATTGTGTTTTTCAACTTGGACAAGGCATATGCAAGGGTATCAGAAGCTATTCCTGCAATACACACTGTGCCATCATTTCTTTCTTGTTCAATTTTGCTTTCAGCGTTCTCTGTGACACCTGTTAAGATGATAACTTAAAGCAAGTAATTATAAAACAAATGTTGTCGACTTGTTGTTGGTTACtactattattaatttttttcctcaagttcttttttcttcctgctTTATGCAGATGCTATATATACAGTTCATATGAATCATGGATTTGGCTGGAATTTAGGGAATTTAGATACATAGATATTGGTCTATCAGGTGTGCAGATGAGAGAAACACAAGACCTAAATTTATCATAGGGTGCAACAAGCGGCATGAGAAAAAGTATAAAACTGACTCTTGTCAACTGTACTCAGTGTCGTTTATCACAAGGCAACTCACTATAATTATTCTGATTTATCCAACCCACTCATGCTAGCGAACTATCTTCTTAAGGATCCTATAAGCAAGTAGGTTCAGATTGTCATTTGCCTTGTTCTGCTACCTAAGGTCTCAGCAATCCCTTGACATCCCTCTCCTCCCGGAGCTTCTTCATCGGAGGAGATTTGAGACTTAAAGCAGCTAGCTAGAATATCTTGTTCCTAATGCCTCAACTCTTCCTTGGCATCGTCCCAAGATGCTTCAGTCCTAAGTTAACAAGTCAAGTAGGGGAGAGCTGCAAGTGATGCCCTAGTTCTTGGGAGTGCTACTAATTTTTATCCTCTTTTGGGTGTTCCTAATTTGTGCCTAAAATTCAGAGAACATAACCATCTTCTATTGCAATGTGGATCTGGTCCCTAATAAATTTGATCTTTGGTCTTTTTTCTTTCACAGGGAAGGGTTTCTTGCTCGGTAAATATAAATCCAGAAACCCAGAAGATCATTCATCAAGATTGCTACCCTGAGGTGAGTCATTTCTCTTTTATCATGGACAATTTTGTGCGCTTTTTATGTCTTCACTGGCTGTATATTTTCTGATCATTTTTCTCGTCTGTATTCTTTGTTCAGTGATGGCCGATGCATGAAGCAAAATACCTTTCTGGATAATGCTTAATTGTTATTGTTTGCTTCTCTATCAGGCTAGAGCTAGCTTTTTGCCATTCATTGTTGTGATATATGTTGATTAGATCAGGGTCCTTGTAATACTATGCATATATTGTAACTGAGAAAACACGCAAGTGTTGTAAATAAACAGTTCATATGCCTATCATGAACTGACTGGAGATTATGTTATCTATTATGGTTATATGAGCATTTATATGAGGTTATTCTTCCGTTTATTTTCTTCTCACCCTGTATGTTTatctataagcactgcttgtgTGAAGCAAAAGGGGGCACGACTCTAGCGGCAGTACAGATTGGAATGCATTCTGATAATTGAAATGGTTTATCttgaatttgttttcatttgTGATTCTCCTTGGAATCGCGGCGATCTTCTACCTATTCTAGAGTTAACTTTTTGTATCTTTGGTTGCATCAACTGGTTCTACAATTACTGAAGGAAACTCATTTTCTCAGATCAGCTATTCAGTGCCCTCCTTCTCTTTTAAACATAaaatttttgaccaaaaaagaCTAAATATAAAGTGGCAGTTAATCTGGGATTTCCAATTATCAAAGATATGCTTAGTGACCGTtacttatttattctttttgccccttcaattttcttttccaatCAAAGACTTTGTGTCTTTGTGGTCTTCTTTTCCTCCCCTCGGAACAAAACTCCTGCGCACTTCGACCCCACTTAGCTGTGGCCACAGGCGCAGCATGGAAAGATCCCAAAGGTTTTCTGTCTTTATCTATTCGTAACCTTGCAGCCAGATACTTGTATTTGGAGGGATGAAATTACTAATTAATAATTTAACATATAGCGGAAACGTTTCTTTTTCAATtcgataagcatgcagaaaattaCAAGGAGATTTAAACGTAATTACTTGCAAACCGGCCAAACAGTTCGCTTGGCCATGTAGACCCCGTTTGACACTTGAAATAGTTAACGTATTGCCTGGACAAATGCCACGGAGGACGCAACTTTAAAAAAGTCTTTAAACCACACTGGAGCCATTTCTTACCTTATCCCAACGTTTAcgaataaataattaaaaagacGAATCCGCTGCCAAAGTGAAGTATCAAAAGGGAATGCAATTTTTTGGAGGCATGCATCTACAATATTTTTACTCTTTATTTTGGGATATTTGGGCTATAATAAGTGGAGATGCTACTCCCTAAAATGAGCATGTTTATAGAGAGATAAATAGGGTCACAGATTGGATGGCTTTGTATGTAGCTGATTATTTTCGAGACCTTGTGAATTGGATGAAGAAAGCTGCCAAAAGCATtctgaaattaattattttaaaatttttttgaaatatatctATACTAAAAGTGTACGGACCATCTTTCTagcaaattaaatttaaaaaaaatgcagacgaataaaaaaaaggaaagcggCCAGCTAAAACGATGCATTGCCACCATCCAAAACCAAGCAAGCTAATACCAACAACAGGCGCTCCGATTACAGCAAACAATCCTTTCATTTCCATCAAAGCAATcattcatctcaaattctccccccttcttttccccttaTCTCCACCACCCCGAACTCATAACCCTCGCAATTCTGCGCCCCTCATGCGCCACCCTGGTCTACCTCCTCTTCGCCGTGGCTACCGCCGCCATCAACGAGGTGGACCGGGGCAGCGGCGGCTTCTTCCTCGCCTGGTGGTGGGCCGAAGCAGTGCGTCTGCTCTCCGACTCGCCACCCTCGGTCATTCCGGTGCAGGCACCATCGTCGTGAGCACAAGCGGGGTGGCGCCGGCCGCGTCGCCAGAGGAAGCAGGTCCGCCTGATTACCATCCGCCATGTGCGAAGACGGAACGCAGTAGATCCTTTCTGCCTTCACGGATGTGATGAGACCTTGTGGTATTATGATATTAAGGTGCCATTTGCGTTTTTATCTGCTGCATTGGTGGTGATTCCTGCAGCGCATGGGAGTGTTCTTTCGCCATTTCTTTGTGGCAGATGCTCAGGTACTAAACCCAGCGCGTTCTAGCATCGAactgtaaaaaaaataataatttcctTCTGCGGAAGATTTGACTTATTTTAAAAGTGCAATTTTTCTGTAACTCATTCTGGCTGAGTTTCATGAACCATATTTGGGTATTAAAAAAAACACAACCAAGCACAACGTGATTTGCCGCAGGtatttaaaaaattacatgTATATCTTTATAAATATCCAAAACCATATGTATAATTTcactaattttttatttatatatatacttttataattttcagaggatgtgataaaaatatacatatatatatatatatagtaaatTTGCAAAGAAATACATGTGCTTTTCGTTATTCATAAGAATatataagaataaaaataattataaaattatccacaaaaataataaatttgtaAGAGTTTATatacaatttcatatatttataatgcatataaAAAAAGTCTATCCAACGAATTGCTTCCTTTTCTGCCTGGCTGTATTTGGCGCTGTACAGTACCAAGGTCCACCAGTGAACAAAGCAATTAAAAAACTGCACATCAGCTGCGTTAGCTTTAGTTTGTGGGAGACTTTGGCGTCACCGGAGCACTGTTCATCCTCCGAGACAAACATTTCAGATGAATACATAGCCTCAAAAAAGGTGGTGGTGGGGTAAATCTTTTATCACATTTTCCCCCTTTTATCATTTCTACAAAACGAAAACCATATAGAAGAAGTTCCACAAAAGTATGCCAAAATTGATGATACACTAACATTCATACACACGCCAGTGTTCCTAAAATTACCTTCCTCATTTATAACAGTCATCTGTGACCGTAACAGCAGTATCAATGAAGAACAAGTTAAATTACAACCCTAGAAACTAACACTGGCATCTGCAttgaaaaaacataaaaaaacaaTATTGACTAAATAATTAGCACACAATAGTCAAAACACATTCTGCATGGGTTGACATCTAGCAAAATTTAAGTCCATCCTGGATTTTTCCATAAAGTTTGCTTGCGCAATTTCAGCAGTAGCTTCTACGCCTTGGTGCAAACATCTCTTTAAAATCTCGAAAACTGTCTTTCGACATCAGCGCTCTTCCTTCCATAAGGATTGCTTGCACTGATACCATGGCGGCTACCATCAACTTTACGCATCTTCTTCCTAAACTTGGATGCGTTGCTCTCCAAGTCTAGATTTATTTTTGGTGGATTGCTAAAACAGAAGGATGCCGCTACATCCTATCAAACAGCCCACAATAAATCTAAATTAGTCTCAAACAGCCCGCGTGATTCTTTTAACAAGCATTCACAAGATCTCATCAACACAAGCATTAAACGTACAATACAGCCGTCACTTAATTTCTAAGAACAAACAGGTTGCTGCAGTTTAGCAAAAAGTATATGGCTATTAAATAACAATTCAAGGTTACTAATCGCTAGATTTGATGACAATTGCCATATTGATCAAATCTATTAAAAAGAAAGATACTTGACAGGAAATTTATCAGATGTCGAGTACCGTCAAGTTTTCAGGAATCATGAGATTAAGGTCAACAGAAACCTTGTGCATGAATTTTAAACAGACTTAGCCAGGTCGCAAGCAGAACCTTCATTTTACTAATATCCCTAATAGCAACATGTAGATACAAGAACCTCTTAGAAGGGAAGCATATCGGTACCTTTAGGTTGAGGTGGTGCACATCGAAGATGTGCTTCATAGAGTGTGAATTGTATGATAAGATGTAGGACCTGTATGCATCTTTGGCTGACTGATTGAGATAGTAGTTTTCTCCCACAATTTTCTCCTGCAAGTTTGTTCAACTATTTAGCTCGTGACAAAGCAATGTAAGCACAAGCGAAAGCAACTTCAAGGATATCCACAGAAAGTGATACCAGGTGCGACTGCAAATTCGGAACCTTCTTTTCATTGAACTCATATTCTTTCACAGGCACCTTGGCTTCCTGAAAGCACAGTCGACCATATCATTAATCAAATACCACGTCAACATGATGGCAGATTATTTTTGAGAGGATATTATGCCTATACCTTCAAATAGCGAAGAAATTGTAACTCTTCAGGCAACAGAAACAACAAGGCATGTCCTTTGCCACCTTCCCCACGGGCTGTTCGCCCAACTCTATGAATATACTCCTGAAAGTGCACAGATTCAGAAAGAGACATTAGCATTTGTCTACATCAGCACCCAAGCACAAATGAAAATTGCAGTTAAGCATCCCTTGTGCCCACCTTTGGTTCATCAGGGGGATCATACTGTACAATCCAGTCCTGAAAGATAAAAGGAAGAGATATATATTAGTTTAGGTTAGACAAGGTTAAGATGCAGGAACAGGAACATCATGGCAAAAGTGGAACTAGGAATATTTACCACAGCAGGTATATCCAGTCCACGAGCAGCAACATCAGTACACAATAGGATTCCCTTCTCTGCTTTGCAGAAGTCAAAAAAGGTGGTGGTCCGTTTCTGCTGCTTTTGCTTTCCATGGATATCCAAACAATCAACCTGAATATATCTTAGGAGCTCTGCGTGGTACTTGACAGAGTtgcaggaagaaaagaaaaccatGATCTTTTTGGACAGGTTTCTCTTCAGAAAAGCAtataaaacaagaaatcttctGTTGCTTGGAACAATACAATAACCCTGCTGCAACCCCTCCACAGTAACCTGTGCCATGCATTTTGTCAATACCATATAGTGAAACAACGGGCACGGGCAGTGACAGAGCACATCTGGAACCCTACCTTTGATCTACCATCATCAACTCCAATGTATATTGGCTTTCCTTTAAATGACAAACGTGCAAAATCTTCCACCTAGTAATGTATTGTTTGCATGGAATGAGCATACAGGAAATAAAAACTGACGTAAATATCCAAATGAAAAACACAAACCTCCTTGG harbors:
- the LOC103697224 gene encoding DEAD-box ATP-dependent RNA helicase 27-like, coding for MCPSAMNTKKEKKKSKKRKDKPNPLAEEENPINGKVEKEEEHGEDGDQNSKTSEEEANGGGGDGEGHGDEGEEEKAPVAKKQKTGEKKGSGIMTSDPFSRLPLSELTMTAIKEMGFVNMTQIQSRAIAPLLEGKEVMGAARTGSGKTLAFLIPAVELLYHIKFTARNGTGVIIICPTRELAIQTHAVAKDLLKHHSQTLGLVIGGAGRRGEAEHLAKGVNILVATPGRLLDHLQNTKGFIYKNLMCLIIDEADRILEANFEEDMKQIFKRLPEKRQTALFTATQTKEVEDFARLSFKGKPIYIGVDDGRSKVTVEGLQQGYCIVPSNRRFLVLYAFLKRNLSKKIMVFFSSCNSVKYHAELLRYIQVDCLDIHGKQKQQKRTTTFFDFCKAEKGILLCTDVAARGLDIPAVDWIVQYDPPDEPKEYIHRVGRTARGEGGKGHALLFLLPEELQFLRYLKEAKVPVKEYEFNEKKVPNLQSHLEKIVGENYYLNQSAKDAYRSYILSYNSHSMKHIFDVHHLNLKDVAASFCFSNPPKINLDLESNASKFRKKMRKVDGSRHGISASNPYGRKSADVERQFSRF